In Phocoena phocoena chromosome 3, mPhoPho1.1, whole genome shotgun sequence, a single window of DNA contains:
- the YIPF2 gene encoding protein YIPF2 has protein sequence MAAADELAFHEFEEATNLLAQTPNEATTRGDQLVPQQHVAVAMDSGGSYGAGDEVEESDKTALLQEEKQQPGFWTFSYYQSFFDVDTSQVLDRIKGSLLPRPGHNFVRHHLRNRPDLYGPFWICATLAFVLAVTGNLTLVLAQRRDPSIHYSPQFHKVTVAGTAIYCYAWLVPLALWGFLQWRKGVRERMGPYTFLETVCVYGYSLFVFIPTVVLWLIPVPWLQWLSGALALALSATGLVFTLWPVVREDTRLAAVLLLSVVVLLHALLATGCKFYFFQPLPLEPAAPPHQATSQPPTVLLSPPPPSSAAA, from the exons AGTTCGAGGAAGCTACTAATCTGCTGGCCCAGACCCCAAATGAGGCCACCACCAGAGGTGATCAGCTGGTTCCCCAGCAGCACGTGGCTGTGGCCATGGACTCAGGTGGCAGCTACGGAGCTGGGGACGAGGTGGAGGAGAGTGACAAGACCGCG CTCCTAcaggaggagaagcagcagcCTGGTTTCTGGACCTTTAGCTACTATCAGAGCTTCTTTGACGTGGACACCTCACAG GTCCTGGACCGGATCAAAGGCTCGCTGCTGCCCCGGCCCGGCCACAACTTTGTACGGCACCATCTGCGGAATCGGCCAGACCTGTATG GCCCCTTCTGGATCTGTGCCACACTGGCCTTCGTCTTGGCCGTCACCGGCAACCTGACCCTGGTGCTGGCCCAGAGGAGGGACCCCTCCATCCACTACAGCCCCCAGTTCCACAAAG TGACCGTGGCCGGCACCGCCATCTACTGCTACGCGTGGCTCGTGCCGCTGGCACTGTGGGGCTTCCTGCAGTGGCGCAAGGGTGTCCGGGAGCGCATGGGGCCTTACACCTTCCTGGAGACGGTGTGCGTCTATGGCTACTCCCTCTTTGTCTTCATCCCCACTGTG GTCCTGTGGCTCATCCCTGTCCCATGGCTGCAGTGGCTCTCtggggccctggccctggccctgtcaGCCACGGGCCTGGTGTTCACCCTCTGGCCCGTCGTCCGTGAGGACACCCGGTTGGCGGCTGTGCTGCTGCTCTCCGTGGTGGTGCTGCTCCACGCCCTCCTGGCCACGGGCTGTAAG ttttacttcttccagcCGCTACCTCTGGAGCCCGCGGCACCTCCCCACCAGGCCACATCTCAGCCCCCAACCGTACTATTGTCACCGCCCCCGCCAAGTTCCGCAGCAGCCTAG